The nucleotide window ACCGAGGGCGATGGCCGCGATGACCGCGCCCTTGATCTGGCCCAGACCGCCGATGACGACCACCAGGAATGCGTCGATGAGGTACGTCATCCCGGTGTTCGAACTGGTGGAGCCGATCAGAGTCAGCGCCACGCCCGCGACGCCGGCCAGTCCCGACCCGATGAAGAACGTCGTGATGTCGGTGCGACGGCTGGAGATCCCGCTCGTCTCGGCCAGATCGCGGTGCTGGACGACGGCACGGATACGACGGCCCATCGGCGTGTACTTCATGGTGACCGCGATGGCGGTCACCGCCACGATCGCGAGCAGCATGATGAACAGACGCGTCTTGGGGACGACCGCGCCGAGGATGTCGACGCCGCCGGACAACCACGACGGCGCGACCACGTCGACCGCCGGTGCGCCGAAGATGTCCCGGGCGAGTTGCTGGAGGATCAGTCCCACGCCGAAGGTGACGAGGAGCGTGTCCAAGGGTCGGTCGTACATACGCTTGATCAGGGTGACCTCGAGCAGGACCCCCATCAGCCCGCCGACCAGGAAGCCGATGACGAGCGAGACCAGTAGGGACACCCCGGCATCGGAGATCAGGTACTCCTGCACCGAGTAGGCGGTGTACGACCCGGCCATGATGAACGACCCGTGGGCCATGTTGATCACGCCCATCTGCCCGAAGGTCAGAGACAGGCCGAGAGCTGCGAGGAGCAGAATCGAACCGAGACTGAGCCCGGTGAAGAGCTGTCCGATAACGGTTTCCACGTGACTTTCCGTTCGTCGTCGGCGTGCGCCGCTTACTCCAGGGAGGGGCCGTACGCGACCCGTCCCACGTCTCGAGACGCGGGACGGGTCGTCGACGGTGTCAGTTGCTCAGGCCCTCGGCCCACGGGTACGACTTCAGGTAGGGGTCCGGCTCGATCGGCTGACCCGAATCCCACACGCTGTAGATCAGTCCGTCGCCGCGGATCTCACCGATACGCGCGGTCTTGGTGATGTGATTGTTCTCGCCGTCGATCGTGACAAGTCCCTCCGGGGCGTCGAAAGTGACTCCACCCGCAGCCTTCTGGACGTCCGCGACCGCGAAGGACTGGGCCTTCTCGACCGTGTTCTTCCACAGGTACACCGAGACGTAGGCGGCCTCCATCGGATCGGAGGTCGGCTTGTTGGCGCCGTAGGCGGCCTTGTAATCACGGACGAACGATGCGTTCGCCGGGTTGTCGACGGTCTGGTAGTAGTCCCACGCGACCAGCTGGCCCTCGATGTTGTCCACACCGATGCCGCCGACTTCCTCTTCGGCGATGGATACCGAGACGACGGGCATGGCCTGCGGGGTCAGTCCGACGTTCTTGTACTCGCGGAAGAACGCCACGTTGGAATCGCCGTTGAGAGTGTTGAACACGGCGTCGGCGTCGGCGGTACGGACCTTGTTGACGATGGTCGAGAAGTCCGTCGAGCCGAGCGGGGTGTAGTCCTCACCCTTGATCTCGATGCCGTTGGCCTCTGCGTATGCCTTGATGACCCGGTTGGCCGTCTGCGGGAACACGTAGTCGCTACCCACCAGGTAGAGCGACTTGACGCCCTTTTCCTTCAGGTATTCGAGCGCGGGCACGATCTGCTGATTCGTGGTCGCACCGGTGTAGAAGATGTTCGGAGACGATTCGAGTCCCTCGTACTGCACCGGGTAGTACAGCAGTGAGTTGTTGTCCTCGAAGACGGGCAGCATCGCCTTGCGGCTCGATGACGTCCAGCCGCCGAACACCGCTGCGACGCAGTCACTGGAGATCAGCTTCTCGGCTTTCTCCGCGAAGATCGTCGGCTCGGACGCGCCGTCCTCGCCGATGAGCTGAAGCTGCTTGCCCAGGACGCCGCCGTTGTCGTTGATCTGGTCGACGGCGAGTTTGATCGAGTCGCGAACGGTGACCTCGGAGATCGCCATCGTTCCCGACAGGGAG belongs to Gordonia sp. KTR9 and includes:
- the urtB gene encoding urea ABC transporter permease subunit UrtB, whose product is METVIGQLFTGLSLGSILLLAALGLSLTFGQMGVINMAHGSFIMAGSYTAYSVQEYLISDAGVSLLVSLVIGFLVGGLMGVLLEVTLIKRMYDRPLDTLLVTFGVGLILQQLARDIFGAPAVDVVAPSWLSGGVDILGAVVPKTRLFIMLLAIVAVTAIAVTMKYTPMGRRIRAVVQHRDLAETSGISSRRTDITTFFIGSGLAGVAGVALTLIGSTSSNTGMTYLIDAFLVVVIGGLGQIKGAVIAAIALGVLNSFIEYNTTASVAKVAVFVIIVIFLQIRPQGLFTVQSRSLV
- the urtA gene encoding urea ABC transporter substrate-binding protein, giving the protein MPSVPLPSGSSPTDTPPPATTRSRRRRYGILVPAALSAVALVLSACGSSASDESASSAESCVDTSGSTIKVGSLNSLSGTMAISEVTVRDSIKLAVDQINDNGGVLGKQLQLIGEDGASEPTIFAEKAEKLISSDCVAAVFGGWTSSSRKAMLPVFEDNNSLLYYPVQYEGLESSPNIFYTGATTNQQIVPALEYLKEKGVKSLYLVGSDYVFPQTANRVIKAYAEANGIEIKGEDYTPLGSTDFSTIVNKVRTADADAVFNTLNGDSNVAFFREYKNVGLTPQAMPVVSVSIAEEEVGGIGVDNIEGQLVAWDYYQTVDNPANASFVRDYKAAYGANKPTSDPMEAAYVSVYLWKNTVEKAQSFAVADVQKAAGGVTFDAPEGLVTIDGENNHITKTARIGEIRGDGLIYSVWDSGQPIEPDPYLKSYPWAEGLSN